A part of Aegilops tauschii subsp. strangulata cultivar AL8/78 chromosome 2, Aet v6.0, whole genome shotgun sequence genomic DNA contains:
- the LOC109744816 gene encoding receptor-like serine/threonine-protein kinase SD1-8 isoform X2 — protein MMAVNCTLQILLLLFILLSPVAITAGATDTFSKGQNVTDGETLVSAGGTFTLGFFSPGASAKRYLGIWFSVSSDAVCWVANCEHPLDDTSGVLVVASDTGDFLLLGGSGEVAWSSNSPNTSSVEAQLQESGNLVLHDQRSKTILWQSFDHPSNTLLPGMKMGKNLWTGDEWYLTSWRSPDDPSPGGYRRVLEYTTRLPEVVLWQRDAKAYRTGPWNGRWFNGVPEASTYAHDFPLHVTASTSEVTYGYTARPGAPLTRVVVSDAGVVRRLVWDASTSTWKTFFQGPRDVCDAYGKCGAFGLCDASAASSAFCGCLQGFSPASPPAWYMRETSDGCRRNVPLNCSGNGTATDGFVLVRGVKLPDTQNASVDTSISTEECRARCSANCSCLAYASAEIREGGGGGSGCIIWTGDVVDLRYVDRGQDLYLRLAESELAMPKSSKFAIVTVLAPVASVIGIILVLLFVIICWRRKHKISHKRLNDCIPQSSAMTVPSVDLHTLKQATLNFSETHVIGQGGFGIVYKGQLPDGRTIAVKRLKQSALTKKGKCDFTREVEVMARLRHGNLVRLLAYCDEGEERILVYAYMPNKSLDLYIFGEPSLRATLSWRQRLDIINGIAQGVAYMHEGSGESVVHRDLKLQNVLLDDNWRAKVADFGTAKLFVAERADSSLTIVNSPGYASPESLRAEMTLKCDVYSFGVVLLEILSGQRNGEAQRLLSHAWGLWEQDRTMAVLDSAVNLPPLSRPDSHIGSELGRCIQIGLLCIQESPDDRPAMSDVAAMLTTKTSQIAQPNRPGIYNRTRFVTGQADLTRSTIIDLE, from the exons ATGATGGCGGTAAACTGCACTCTTCAAATCCTCCTCCTCTTGTTCATACTCCTCTCCCCTGTAGCCATCACCGCCGGTGCTACTGACACATTCAGCAAGGGCCAGAATGTCACTGACGGCGAGACACTCGTCTCGGCCGGTGGCACATTTACACTGGGATTCTTCTCTCCCGGTGCGTCGGCCAAGAGATACCTCGGGATATGGTTCTCGGTGTCCAGCGACGCCGTTTGCTGGGTGGCCAACTGTGAGCACCCTCTTGACGACACCTCCGGTGTGCTGGTGGTGGCCAGTGACACGGGGGACTTTCTCCTGCTCGGTGGCTCCGGTGAGGTGGCGTGGTCATCCAACTCCCCCAACACCTCCTCAGTGGAGGCACAGCTTCAGGAGTCCGGCAACCTGGTCTTACACGACCAGAGAAGCAAAACCATCTTGTGGCAGTCGTTCGACCACCCATCGAACACCTTGCTGCCCGGCATGAAGATGGGAAAGAACCTGTGGACAGGCGACGAGTGGTACCTTACGTCGTGGCGGTCGCCGGATGACCCGTCTCCGGGGGGCTACCGCCGCGTGCTGGAGTACACAACTCGGCTGCCGGAGGTTGTCCTGTGGCAACGGGACGCCAAGGCGTATCGCACGGGGCCATGGAATGGGCGCTGGTTCAATGGCGTCCCAGAGGCCTCGACGTACGCTCACGATTTCCCGCTGCACGTGACGGCCAGCACATCGGAGGTCACGTACGGGTACACAGCCAGGCCTGGCGCGCCCCTGACCCGCGTGGTGGTGTCTGACGCCGGCGTGGTCAGGCGGCTGGTGTGGGACGCCAGCACCAGCACTTGGAAGACCTTCTTCCAAGGGCCAAGGGACGTGTGTGATGCCTACGGCAAGTGCGGGGCGTTCGGTCTGTGTGACGCCAGCGCGGCGTCGTCGGCGTTCTGTGGCTGCCTGCAGGGGTTCAGCCCAGCGTCACCACCAGCGTGGTACATGAGGGAAACCTCAGACGGGTGCCGGCGGAACGTGCCGCTGAACTGCAGCGGCAATGGGACGGCGACGGACGGCTTCGTGCTGGTGCGTGGCGTGAAGCTGCCAGACACGCAGAACGCGTCGGTGGACACGAGCATCTCAACGGAGGAGTGCAGGGCTAGGTGCTCCGCCAACTGCTCGTGCTTGGCCTACGCGTCTGCCGAGATCCgagaaggtggtggtggtggcagtggCTGCATCATTTGGACAGGTGACGTGGTTGATCTTCGCTATGTCGACCGAGGGCAGGATCTGTACCTCAGGCTGGCCGAGTCTGAACTAG CTATGCCAAAGAGCTCGAAGTTTGCTATCGTGACTGTTCTTGCGCCAGTAGCTTCCGTTATTGGTATAATACTTGTGTTGTTGTTTGTCATCATTTGCTGGAGAAGGAAGCACAAGATCTCGCATAAGCGACTAAACG ACTGCATTCCTCAAAGTTCAGCTATGACAGTCCCGTCAGTTGATCTGCACACTCTGAAGCAGGCTACATTGAATTTCTCCGAGACCCATGTGATTGGTCAAGGAGGGTTTGGCATAGTGTATAAG GGTCAATTACCTGACGGGAGAACGATTGCGGTGAAGAGGCTTAAGCAGTCTGCTCTCACGAAAAAAGGTAAATGTGATTTCACAAGAGAAGTGGAGGTGATGGCCAGGCTCCGGCATGGCAACCTTGTTCGCCTGCTTGCTTACTGCGACGAAGGCGAAGAGAGGATACTCGTCTATGCCTACATGCCCAACAAGAGCCTGGATCTCTACATATTTG GTGAACCCAGCCTCCGTGCTACGCTGAGCTGGAGGCAGAGGCTGGATATCATCAACGGCATTGCGCAAGGCGTGGCGTACATGCACGAGGGATCGGGCGAGAGCGTCGTCCACAGAGATTTGAAGCTTCAAAACGTGCTGCTAGACGACAATTGGCGGGCCAAGGTTGCGGACTTCGGCACCGCGAAGCTGTTCGTCGCTGAGCGGGCCGACTCTAGCCTCACCATCGTCAACTCACC TGGATATGCATCACCAGAGTCATTGCGGGCGGAGATGACGCTCAAATGCGACGTCTATAGCTTCGGAGTCGTGCTGCTGGAAATCCTTAGTGGACAAAGGAACGGCGAGGCGCAGAGGCTCCTTTCACAT GCATGGGGATTGTGGGAGCAGGACAGGACAATGGCTGTTCTTGATTCGGCGGTGAATCTCCCTCCCCTCTCTCGGCCTGATTCCCACATCGGCTCTGAACTCGGGAGGTGCATTCAGATTGGGCTTCTCTGCATCCAGGAATCACCGGACGACAGGCCGGCCATGTCTGACGTTGCCGCGATGCTAACCACCAAGACCTCACAGATCGCTCAGCCCAACAGACCCGGAATATATAACCGAACAAGGTTTGTGACTGGTCAGGCGGATCTCACTAGGTCCACAATAATCGATCTCGAGTAG
- the LOC109744816 gene encoding receptor-like serine/threonine-protein kinase SD1-8 isoform X1 gives MMAVNCTLQILLLLFILLSPVAITAGATDTFSKGQNVTDGETLVSAGGTFTLGFFSPGASAKRYLGIWFSVSSDAVCWVANCEHPLDDTSGVLVVASDTGDFLLLGGSGEVAWSSNSPNTSSVEAQLQESGNLVLHDQRSKTILWQSFDHPSNTLLPGMKMGKNLWTGDEWYLTSWRSPDDPSPGGYRRVLEYTTRLPEVVLWQRDAKAYRTGPWNGRWFNGVPEASTYAHDFPLHVTASTSEVTYGYTARPGAPLTRVVVSDAGVVRRLVWDASTSTWKTFFQGPRDVCDAYGKCGAFGLCDASAASSAFCGCLQGFSPASPPAWYMRETSDGCRRNVPLNCSGNGTATDGFVLVRGVKLPDTQNASVDTSISTEECRARCSANCSCLAYASAEIREGGGGGSGCIIWTGDVVDLRYVDRGQDLYLRLAESELAMPKSSKFAIVTVLAPVASVIGIILVLLFVIICWRRKHKISHKRLNDCIPQSSAMTVPSVDLHTLKQATLNFSETHVIGQGGFGIVYKGQLPDGRTIAVKRLKQSALTKKGKCDFTREVEVMARLRHGNLVRLLAYCDEGEERILVYAYMPNKSLDLYIFAKKCLRVAGEPSLRATLSWRQRLDIINGIAQGVAYMHEGSGESVVHRDLKLQNVLLDDNWRAKVADFGTAKLFVAERADSSLTIVNSPGYASPESLRAEMTLKCDVYSFGVVLLEILSGQRNGEAQRLLSHAWGLWEQDRTMAVLDSAVNLPPLSRPDSHIGSELGRCIQIGLLCIQESPDDRPAMSDVAAMLTTKTSQIAQPNRPGIYNRTRFVTGQADLTRSTIIDLE, from the exons ATGATGGCGGTAAACTGCACTCTTCAAATCCTCCTCCTCTTGTTCATACTCCTCTCCCCTGTAGCCATCACCGCCGGTGCTACTGACACATTCAGCAAGGGCCAGAATGTCACTGACGGCGAGACACTCGTCTCGGCCGGTGGCACATTTACACTGGGATTCTTCTCTCCCGGTGCGTCGGCCAAGAGATACCTCGGGATATGGTTCTCGGTGTCCAGCGACGCCGTTTGCTGGGTGGCCAACTGTGAGCACCCTCTTGACGACACCTCCGGTGTGCTGGTGGTGGCCAGTGACACGGGGGACTTTCTCCTGCTCGGTGGCTCCGGTGAGGTGGCGTGGTCATCCAACTCCCCCAACACCTCCTCAGTGGAGGCACAGCTTCAGGAGTCCGGCAACCTGGTCTTACACGACCAGAGAAGCAAAACCATCTTGTGGCAGTCGTTCGACCACCCATCGAACACCTTGCTGCCCGGCATGAAGATGGGAAAGAACCTGTGGACAGGCGACGAGTGGTACCTTACGTCGTGGCGGTCGCCGGATGACCCGTCTCCGGGGGGCTACCGCCGCGTGCTGGAGTACACAACTCGGCTGCCGGAGGTTGTCCTGTGGCAACGGGACGCCAAGGCGTATCGCACGGGGCCATGGAATGGGCGCTGGTTCAATGGCGTCCCAGAGGCCTCGACGTACGCTCACGATTTCCCGCTGCACGTGACGGCCAGCACATCGGAGGTCACGTACGGGTACACAGCCAGGCCTGGCGCGCCCCTGACCCGCGTGGTGGTGTCTGACGCCGGCGTGGTCAGGCGGCTGGTGTGGGACGCCAGCACCAGCACTTGGAAGACCTTCTTCCAAGGGCCAAGGGACGTGTGTGATGCCTACGGCAAGTGCGGGGCGTTCGGTCTGTGTGACGCCAGCGCGGCGTCGTCGGCGTTCTGTGGCTGCCTGCAGGGGTTCAGCCCAGCGTCACCACCAGCGTGGTACATGAGGGAAACCTCAGACGGGTGCCGGCGGAACGTGCCGCTGAACTGCAGCGGCAATGGGACGGCGACGGACGGCTTCGTGCTGGTGCGTGGCGTGAAGCTGCCAGACACGCAGAACGCGTCGGTGGACACGAGCATCTCAACGGAGGAGTGCAGGGCTAGGTGCTCCGCCAACTGCTCGTGCTTGGCCTACGCGTCTGCCGAGATCCgagaaggtggtggtggtggcagtggCTGCATCATTTGGACAGGTGACGTGGTTGATCTTCGCTATGTCGACCGAGGGCAGGATCTGTACCTCAGGCTGGCCGAGTCTGAACTAG CTATGCCAAAGAGCTCGAAGTTTGCTATCGTGACTGTTCTTGCGCCAGTAGCTTCCGTTATTGGTATAATACTTGTGTTGTTGTTTGTCATCATTTGCTGGAGAAGGAAGCACAAGATCTCGCATAAGCGACTAAACG ACTGCATTCCTCAAAGTTCAGCTATGACAGTCCCGTCAGTTGATCTGCACACTCTGAAGCAGGCTACATTGAATTTCTCCGAGACCCATGTGATTGGTCAAGGAGGGTTTGGCATAGTGTATAAG GGTCAATTACCTGACGGGAGAACGATTGCGGTGAAGAGGCTTAAGCAGTCTGCTCTCACGAAAAAAGGTAAATGTGATTTCACAAGAGAAGTGGAGGTGATGGCCAGGCTCCGGCATGGCAACCTTGTTCGCCTGCTTGCTTACTGCGACGAAGGCGAAGAGAGGATACTCGTCTATGCCTACATGCCCAACAAGAGCCTGGATCTCTACATATTTG CAAAAAAATGCTTGCGCGTTGCAGGTGAACCCAGCCTCCGTGCTACGCTGAGCTGGAGGCAGAGGCTGGATATCATCAACGGCATTGCGCAAGGCGTGGCGTACATGCACGAGGGATCGGGCGAGAGCGTCGTCCACAGAGATTTGAAGCTTCAAAACGTGCTGCTAGACGACAATTGGCGGGCCAAGGTTGCGGACTTCGGCACCGCGAAGCTGTTCGTCGCTGAGCGGGCCGACTCTAGCCTCACCATCGTCAACTCACC TGGATATGCATCACCAGAGTCATTGCGGGCGGAGATGACGCTCAAATGCGACGTCTATAGCTTCGGAGTCGTGCTGCTGGAAATCCTTAGTGGACAAAGGAACGGCGAGGCGCAGAGGCTCCTTTCACAT GCATGGGGATTGTGGGAGCAGGACAGGACAATGGCTGTTCTTGATTCGGCGGTGAATCTCCCTCCCCTCTCTCGGCCTGATTCCCACATCGGCTCTGAACTCGGGAGGTGCATTCAGATTGGGCTTCTCTGCATCCAGGAATCACCGGACGACAGGCCGGCCATGTCTGACGTTGCCGCGATGCTAACCACCAAGACCTCACAGATCGCTCAGCCCAACAGACCCGGAATATATAACCGAACAAGGTTTGTGACTGGTCAGGCGGATCTCACTAGGTCCACAATAATCGATCTCGAGTAG
- the LOC109744816 gene encoding receptor-like serine/threonine-protein kinase SD1-8 isoform X3 produces MKMGKNLWTGDEWYLTSWRSPDDPSPGGYRRVLEYTTRLPEVVLWQRDAKAYRTGPWNGRWFNGVPEASTYAHDFPLHVTASTSEVTYGYTARPGAPLTRVVVSDAGVVRRLVWDASTSTWKTFFQGPRDVCDAYGKCGAFGLCDASAASSAFCGCLQGFSPASPPAWYMRETSDGCRRNVPLNCSGNGTATDGFVLVRGVKLPDTQNASVDTSISTEECRARCSANCSCLAYASAEIREGGGGGSGCIIWTGDVVDLRYVDRGQDLYLRLAESELAMPKSSKFAIVTVLAPVASVIGIILVLLFVIICWRRKHKISHKRLNDCIPQSSAMTVPSVDLHTLKQATLNFSETHVIGQGGFGIVYKGQLPDGRTIAVKRLKQSALTKKGKCDFTREVEVMARLRHGNLVRLLAYCDEGEERILVYAYMPNKSLDLYIFAKKCLRVAGEPSLRATLSWRQRLDIINGIAQGVAYMHEGSGESVVHRDLKLQNVLLDDNWRAKVADFGTAKLFVAERADSSLTIVNSPGYASPESLRAEMTLKCDVYSFGVVLLEILSGQRNGEAQRLLSHAWGLWEQDRTMAVLDSAVNLPPLSRPDSHIGSELGRCIQIGLLCIQESPDDRPAMSDVAAMLTTKTSQIAQPNRPGIYNRTRFVTGQADLTRSTIIDLE; encoded by the exons ATGAAGATGGGAAAGAACCTGTGGACAGGCGACGAGTGGTACCTTACGTCGTGGCGGTCGCCGGATGACCCGTCTCCGGGGGGCTACCGCCGCGTGCTGGAGTACACAACTCGGCTGCCGGAGGTTGTCCTGTGGCAACGGGACGCCAAGGCGTATCGCACGGGGCCATGGAATGGGCGCTGGTTCAATGGCGTCCCAGAGGCCTCGACGTACGCTCACGATTTCCCGCTGCACGTGACGGCCAGCACATCGGAGGTCACGTACGGGTACACAGCCAGGCCTGGCGCGCCCCTGACCCGCGTGGTGGTGTCTGACGCCGGCGTGGTCAGGCGGCTGGTGTGGGACGCCAGCACCAGCACTTGGAAGACCTTCTTCCAAGGGCCAAGGGACGTGTGTGATGCCTACGGCAAGTGCGGGGCGTTCGGTCTGTGTGACGCCAGCGCGGCGTCGTCGGCGTTCTGTGGCTGCCTGCAGGGGTTCAGCCCAGCGTCACCACCAGCGTGGTACATGAGGGAAACCTCAGACGGGTGCCGGCGGAACGTGCCGCTGAACTGCAGCGGCAATGGGACGGCGACGGACGGCTTCGTGCTGGTGCGTGGCGTGAAGCTGCCAGACACGCAGAACGCGTCGGTGGACACGAGCATCTCAACGGAGGAGTGCAGGGCTAGGTGCTCCGCCAACTGCTCGTGCTTGGCCTACGCGTCTGCCGAGATCCgagaaggtggtggtggtggcagtggCTGCATCATTTGGACAGGTGACGTGGTTGATCTTCGCTATGTCGACCGAGGGCAGGATCTGTACCTCAGGCTGGCCGAGTCTGAACTAG CTATGCCAAAGAGCTCGAAGTTTGCTATCGTGACTGTTCTTGCGCCAGTAGCTTCCGTTATTGGTATAATACTTGTGTTGTTGTTTGTCATCATTTGCTGGAGAAGGAAGCACAAGATCTCGCATAAGCGACTAAACG ACTGCATTCCTCAAAGTTCAGCTATGACAGTCCCGTCAGTTGATCTGCACACTCTGAAGCAGGCTACATTGAATTTCTCCGAGACCCATGTGATTGGTCAAGGAGGGTTTGGCATAGTGTATAAG GGTCAATTACCTGACGGGAGAACGATTGCGGTGAAGAGGCTTAAGCAGTCTGCTCTCACGAAAAAAGGTAAATGTGATTTCACAAGAGAAGTGGAGGTGATGGCCAGGCTCCGGCATGGCAACCTTGTTCGCCTGCTTGCTTACTGCGACGAAGGCGAAGAGAGGATACTCGTCTATGCCTACATGCCCAACAAGAGCCTGGATCTCTACATATTTG CAAAAAAATGCTTGCGCGTTGCAGGTGAACCCAGCCTCCGTGCTACGCTGAGCTGGAGGCAGAGGCTGGATATCATCAACGGCATTGCGCAAGGCGTGGCGTACATGCACGAGGGATCGGGCGAGAGCGTCGTCCACAGAGATTTGAAGCTTCAAAACGTGCTGCTAGACGACAATTGGCGGGCCAAGGTTGCGGACTTCGGCACCGCGAAGCTGTTCGTCGCTGAGCGGGCCGACTCTAGCCTCACCATCGTCAACTCACC TGGATATGCATCACCAGAGTCATTGCGGGCGGAGATGACGCTCAAATGCGACGTCTATAGCTTCGGAGTCGTGCTGCTGGAAATCCTTAGTGGACAAAGGAACGGCGAGGCGCAGAGGCTCCTTTCACAT GCATGGGGATTGTGGGAGCAGGACAGGACAATGGCTGTTCTTGATTCGGCGGTGAATCTCCCTCCCCTCTCTCGGCCTGATTCCCACATCGGCTCTGAACTCGGGAGGTGCATTCAGATTGGGCTTCTCTGCATCCAGGAATCACCGGACGACAGGCCGGCCATGTCTGACGTTGCCGCGATGCTAACCACCAAGACCTCACAGATCGCTCAGCCCAACAGACCCGGAATATATAACCGAACAAGGTTTGTGACTGGTCAGGCGGATCTCACTAGGTCCACAATAATCGATCTCGAGTAG
- the LOC120973774 gene encoding uncharacterized protein, with translation MRVESLSVAAVGGGRGRDGRRDEGGVAFRGRGGRWARERGEAGRGRRGVPWPEFARRGSRLLYEVVNACSWLRPSTNRLPLDGHWLLHARTASTATMTKEEGMMWDLRERMKSKMMKSIRSLLCKLEAGILMFVIPILLGHLETHG, from the exons ATGAGGGTGGAGTCGCTTTCCGTGGCCGCGGTGGGCGGAGGGCGAGGGCGAGATGGGAGGCGGGACGAGGGCGGCGTGGCATTCCGTGGCCGCGGTGGCcggtgggcgagggagagaggggaggcCGGACGAGGGAGGCGTGGTGTTCCGTGGCCAGAGTTCGCCAGGAGAGGGTCCAGGCTGCTCTACGAG GTCGTCAACGCCTGTAGCTGGCTGCGACCAAGCACGAACCGGCTACCTCTAGATGGGCACTGGCTGCTCCACGCACGGACGGCAAGCACGGCGACCATGACCAAG GAGGAGGGTATGATGTGGGATTTGAGGGAGCGTATGAAGAGCAAAATGATGAAATCCATCAG GTCTCTGCTATGTAAGCTGGAAGCTGGCATCTTGATGTTTGTTATCCCCATCCTTCTTGGACACCTG GAAACTCACGGGTGA